A genomic stretch from Theobroma cacao cultivar B97-61/B2 chromosome 4, Criollo_cocoa_genome_V2, whole genome shotgun sequence includes:
- the LOC18603483 gene encoding uncharacterized protein LOC18603483 isoform X2, giving the protein MHVAEINHFGNCTEDASNEQSLSAVSLDAYNVFEDPEVLPRVGDQYQVEIPPLITESDSLLLTDNPTDVKSSVVSYEHLMGLPVSIMWVSKEVGKIKHEPAETLVNSIDLSNKNESVKSECTLETHREDGDLMAKLEATDITPDDGIKFHESEKLALELEIKIEMHQKHYFGVPGTPSDAWNNLEEASFLLGLYIFGKNLVLVKKFVESKKMRDILSFYYGKFYRSEKYRRWSECRKMRRRRCIYGQRIFTGWRQQELLARLLPNVSEECQNTLLEVSKAFGEGKILLEEYVFTLKATVGLNSLVSAVGIGKGKEDLTGITLEPMKANQVAPVRPEIPVGKACSALTPLEIINFLTGSYRLSKARSNDLFWEAVWPRLLARGWHSEQPASQGYTAGSKHSLVFLIPGVKKFSRRKLVKGDHYFDSVSDVLSRVASDPGLLELEIGADKGDSSKEENGTESDRDDLPNRQRHCYLKPRIPNRGADVMTFTVVDTSLDDGGKFKVRELRSLPIEMNISNSSDSEESTSEELIDESDLADTSCSGRVETNGLKPTEINHDREVYPDGNASNNKFPVDGQASTNVPAIPKDPKTKVCNGKAMKNQPSQRIKIDNKNNLAPVTKRRRKLTACSRKETIQKGKIISVSPGLKQKEASCCEGNPDGSAEIPSEVDPVEQQLSSASSSKGSPTIRGEGILRSTCAGAEQTHVEHQHRTLIDLNLPVLLDGETDEPFMGEVTESEHENPSRQPNNASQPEATCCMPSSELQPNMNARRQSTRNRPPTTKALEALACGFLTTTQKRKRRDGFARENYLSRASRRAHGGAKVSENYGDGMVDFKAEVKGNGMCNGNGVMEQTSDLTQMEVDSNLGVS; this is encoded by the exons ATGCATGTAGCtgaaataaatcattttgggAATTGCACTGAAGATGCATCTAATGAGCAATCACTCTCTGCAGTATCTCTGGATGCTTATAATGTCTTTGAAGATCCAGAGGTCCTACCTCGAGTAGGAGATCAGTATCAGGTTGAAATTCCACCCTTAATAACAGAATCTGATTCTCTCCTGCTGACAGACAACCCTACTGATGTAAAAAGCTCTGTTGTGTCTTATGAACATCTGATGGGATTACCCGTGTCAATAATGTGGGTCAGCAAGGAAGTTGGGAAAATTAAGCATGAACCTGCCGAAACTCTTGTTAATTCTATTGATCTGTCCAATAAAAATGAGTCTGTAAAATCTGAATGCACCCTAGAGACCCATAGAGAAGATGGTGACTTAATGGCTAAACTCGAGGCTACGGATATTACACCAGATGATGGGATAAAGTTTCATGAATCAGAGAAATTAGCTTTGGAGCTGGAAATAAAGATTGAAATGCATCAGAAGCATTATTTTGGAGTTCCAGGTACCCCAAGTGATGCCTGGAACAATTTAGAAGAAGCAAGTTTTCTCCTTGGTCTATATATTTTTGGGAAGAATCTTGTTCTGGTGAAGAAGTTTGTTGAGAGTAAAAAGATGAGGGATATACTTTCATTCTATTATGGGAAATTCTATAGGTCAGAGAAATACCGCAGATGGTCAGAGTGCCggaaaatgagaagaagaaGGTGTATATATGGACAGAGAATATTTACAGGATGGAGGCAACAGGAGTTATTAGCTCGTTTGCTTCCCAATGTGTCAGAGGAATGCCAAAATACTTTACTGGAG GTTTCCAAGGCATTTGGAGAGGGAAAAATATTGCTAGAGGAATATGTATTCACTTTAAAGGCTACAGTTGGGTTAAATTCTCTTGTCAGTGCAGTCGGGATTGGTAAAGGGAAGGAAGATCTCACAGGCATTACCTTGGAGCCTATGAAAGCCAATCAAGTTGCTCCTGTCCGTCCAGAAATACCTGTTGGAAAAGCATGTTCTGCTCTTACACCCTTGGAGATTATCAACTTTCTAACAGGAAGCTACCGGTTAAGCAAAGCCCGATCAAATGATCTGTTCTGGGAAGCTGTTTGGCCTCGTTTGCTTGCAAGGGGGTGGCACTCAGAGCAGCCTGCTAGTCAAGGGTATACTGCTGGTTCCAAGcactctttggtttttcttatCCCTGGTGTTAAGAAGTTTTCCAGAAGGAAACTGGTGAAAGGAGACCACTATTTCGATTCCGTCAGTGATGTCTTGAGTAGGGTTGCTTCAGACCCAGGGCTTCTTGAACTTGAAATTGGGGCAGATAAGGGAGATAGtagcaaagaagaaaatggaacAGAATCTGACAGAGATGATCTTCCTAATCGGCAACGTCACTGTTATCTCAAGCCCCGAATCCCAAATCGTGGTGCAGATGTCATGACATTTACTGTTGTGGATACAAGCTTGGATGATGGAGGAAAATTCAAGGTGAGAGAACTCAGAAGCTTACCCATTGAAATGAACATTTCCAACTCAAGTGATTCTGAAGAAAGTACTTCTGAGGAGCTTATAGATGAATCTGATTTGGCTGATACTTCATGTTCTGGTAGAGTTGAAACTAATGGTTTGAAACCCACGGAGATTAATCATGATAGGGAAGTGTATCCTGATGGAAATGCTTCAAACAATAAGTTTCCAGTTGATGGTCAAGCTTCGACTAATGTACCTGCCATCCCAAAGGACCCAAAAACAAAGGTCTGCAATGGAAAGGCTATGAAGAACCAACCAAGCCAGAGAATTAAAAttgacaataaaaataatctaGCCCCTGTTACTAAGCGGCGTCGGAAATTAACTGCATGTAGTCGCAAAGAGACAATCCAGAAGGGAAAAATTATCTCGGTATCTCCTGGATTAAAACAAAAGGAGGCCAGCTGCTGTGAAGGGAATCCTGATGGCAGTGCAGAGATCCCCTCTGAAGTAGATCCAGTGGAGCAGCAATTGTCATCTGCCAGTTCATCCAAAGGTAGTCCAACTATTAGAGGTGAAGGCATTCTCAGAAGTACTTGTGCTGGTGCTGAACAAACTCATGTGGAACATCAACACCGGACACTAATTGACTTGAACTTACCTGTTCTTCTGGATGGTGAAACTGATGAGCCTTTCATGGGGGAAGTGACAGAAAGTGAACATGAAAACCCAAGCAGGCAGCCCAACAATGCCAGTCAACCGGAAGCCACTTGTTGCATGCCCAGCTCTGAGCTGCAGCCTAACATGAATGCTCGGAGACAGAGCACCAGAAATCGGCCTCCAACCACCAAAGCGCTTGAAGCTCTTGCTTGTGGATTTCTAACTACAACGCAGAAGCGAAAACGTAGGGATGGTTTTGCACGGGAAAATTACTTATCAAGAGCTTCCCGACGAGCTCACGGTGGGGCCAAAGTTTCTGAGAATTATGGAGATGGTATGGTGGATTTCAAAGCAGAGGTAAAAGGAAATGGCATGTGCAATGGCAATGGTGTCATGGAGCAAACTTCCGACTTGACGCAAATGGAAGTGGACTCAAATCTTGGTGTCTCATAA
- the LOC18603483 gene encoding uncharacterized protein LOC18603483 isoform X1, with protein MKMHVAEINHFGNCTEDASNEQSLSAVSLDAYNVFEDPEVLPRVGDQYQVEIPPLITESDSLLLTDNPTDVKSSVVSYEHLMGLPVSIMWVSKEVGKIKHEPAETLVNSIDLSNKNESVKSECTLETHREDGDLMAKLEATDITPDDGIKFHESEKLALELEIKIEMHQKHYFGVPGTPSDAWNNLEEASFLLGLYIFGKNLVLVKKFVESKKMRDILSFYYGKFYRSEKYRRWSECRKMRRRRCIYGQRIFTGWRQQELLARLLPNVSEECQNTLLEVSKAFGEGKILLEEYVFTLKATVGLNSLVSAVGIGKGKEDLTGITLEPMKANQVAPVRPEIPVGKACSALTPLEIINFLTGSYRLSKARSNDLFWEAVWPRLLARGWHSEQPASQGYTAGSKHSLVFLIPGVKKFSRRKLVKGDHYFDSVSDVLSRVASDPGLLELEIGADKGDSSKEENGTESDRDDLPNRQRHCYLKPRIPNRGADVMTFTVVDTSLDDGGKFKVRELRSLPIEMNISNSSDSEESTSEELIDESDLADTSCSGRVETNGLKPTEINHDREVYPDGNASNNKFPVDGQASTNVPAIPKDPKTKVCNGKAMKNQPSQRIKIDNKNNLAPVTKRRRKLTACSRKETIQKGKIISVSPGLKQKEASCCEGNPDGSAEIPSEVDPVEQQLSSASSSKGSPTIRGEGILRSTCAGAEQTHVEHQHRTLIDLNLPVLLDGETDEPFMGEVTESEHENPSRQPNNASQPEATCCMPSSELQPNMNARRQSTRNRPPTTKALEALACGFLTTTQKRKRRDGFARENYLSRASRRAHGGAKVSENYGDGMVDFKAEVKGNGMCNGNGVMEQTSDLTQMEVDSNLGVS; from the exons ATGCATGTAGCtgaaataaatcattttgggAATTGCACTGAAGATGCATCTAATGAGCAATCACTCTCTGCAGTATCTCTGGATGCTTATAATGTCTTTGAAGATCCAGAGGTCCTACCTCGAGTAGGAGATCAGTATCAGGTTGAAATTCCACCCTTAATAACAGAATCTGATTCTCTCCTGCTGACAGACAACCCTACTGATGTAAAAAGCTCTGTTGTGTCTTATGAACATCTGATGGGATTACCCGTGTCAATAATGTGGGTCAGCAAGGAAGTTGGGAAAATTAAGCATGAACCTGCCGAAACTCTTGTTAATTCTATTGATCTGTCCAATAAAAATGAGTCTGTAAAATCTGAATGCACCCTAGAGACCCATAGAGAAGATGGTGACTTAATGGCTAAACTCGAGGCTACGGATATTACACCAGATGATGGGATAAAGTTTCATGAATCAGAGAAATTAGCTTTGGAGCTGGAAATAAAGATTGAAATGCATCAGAAGCATTATTTTGGAGTTCCAGGTACCCCAAGTGATGCCTGGAACAATTTAGAAGAAGCAAGTTTTCTCCTTGGTCTATATATTTTTGGGAAGAATCTTGTTCTGGTGAAGAAGTTTGTTGAGAGTAAAAAGATGAGGGATATACTTTCATTCTATTATGGGAAATTCTATAGGTCAGAGAAATACCGCAGATGGTCAGAGTGCCggaaaatgagaagaagaaGGTGTATATATGGACAGAGAATATTTACAGGATGGAGGCAACAGGAGTTATTAGCTCGTTTGCTTCCCAATGTGTCAGAGGAATGCCAAAATACTTTACTGGAG GTTTCCAAGGCATTTGGAGAGGGAAAAATATTGCTAGAGGAATATGTATTCACTTTAAAGGCTACAGTTGGGTTAAATTCTCTTGTCAGTGCAGTCGGGATTGGTAAAGGGAAGGAAGATCTCACAGGCATTACCTTGGAGCCTATGAAAGCCAATCAAGTTGCTCCTGTCCGTCCAGAAATACCTGTTGGAAAAGCATGTTCTGCTCTTACACCCTTGGAGATTATCAACTTTCTAACAGGAAGCTACCGGTTAAGCAAAGCCCGATCAAATGATCTGTTCTGGGAAGCTGTTTGGCCTCGTTTGCTTGCAAGGGGGTGGCACTCAGAGCAGCCTGCTAGTCAAGGGTATACTGCTGGTTCCAAGcactctttggtttttcttatCCCTGGTGTTAAGAAGTTTTCCAGAAGGAAACTGGTGAAAGGAGACCACTATTTCGATTCCGTCAGTGATGTCTTGAGTAGGGTTGCTTCAGACCCAGGGCTTCTTGAACTTGAAATTGGGGCAGATAAGGGAGATAGtagcaaagaagaaaatggaacAGAATCTGACAGAGATGATCTTCCTAATCGGCAACGTCACTGTTATCTCAAGCCCCGAATCCCAAATCGTGGTGCAGATGTCATGACATTTACTGTTGTGGATACAAGCTTGGATGATGGAGGAAAATTCAAGGTGAGAGAACTCAGAAGCTTACCCATTGAAATGAACATTTCCAACTCAAGTGATTCTGAAGAAAGTACTTCTGAGGAGCTTATAGATGAATCTGATTTGGCTGATACTTCATGTTCTGGTAGAGTTGAAACTAATGGTTTGAAACCCACGGAGATTAATCATGATAGGGAAGTGTATCCTGATGGAAATGCTTCAAACAATAAGTTTCCAGTTGATGGTCAAGCTTCGACTAATGTACCTGCCATCCCAAAGGACCCAAAAACAAAGGTCTGCAATGGAAAGGCTATGAAGAACCAACCAAGCCAGAGAATTAAAAttgacaataaaaataatctaGCCCCTGTTACTAAGCGGCGTCGGAAATTAACTGCATGTAGTCGCAAAGAGACAATCCAGAAGGGAAAAATTATCTCGGTATCTCCTGGATTAAAACAAAAGGAGGCCAGCTGCTGTGAAGGGAATCCTGATGGCAGTGCAGAGATCCCCTCTGAAGTAGATCCAGTGGAGCAGCAATTGTCATCTGCCAGTTCATCCAAAGGTAGTCCAACTATTAGAGGTGAAGGCATTCTCAGAAGTACTTGTGCTGGTGCTGAACAAACTCATGTGGAACATCAACACCGGACACTAATTGACTTGAACTTACCTGTTCTTCTGGATGGTGAAACTGATGAGCCTTTCATGGGGGAAGTGACAGAAAGTGAACATGAAAACCCAAGCAGGCAGCCCAACAATGCCAGTCAACCGGAAGCCACTTGTTGCATGCCCAGCTCTGAGCTGCAGCCTAACATGAATGCTCGGAGACAGAGCACCAGAAATCGGCCTCCAACCACCAAAGCGCTTGAAGCTCTTGCTTGTGGATTTCTAACTACAACGCAGAAGCGAAAACGTAGGGATGGTTTTGCACGGGAAAATTACTTATCAAGAGCTTCCCGACGAGCTCACGGTGGGGCCAAAGTTTCTGAGAATTATGGAGATGGTATGGTGGATTTCAAAGCAGAGGTAAAAGGAAATGGCATGTGCAATGGCAATGGTGTCATGGAGCAAACTTCCGACTTGACGCAAATGGAAGTGGACTCAAATCTTGGTGTCTCATAA
- the LOC18603484 gene encoding uncharacterized protein LOC18603484 has protein sequence MGQAFRRATGRIRSVDQSKPIKPRRPLGPTDEEKISRVSQYDNLDHERASRSNPENVLEERDPKYDAMLSQMVGRISAKPGGKLEMGEALVAEKPNRPLPKLRNTTPDSGRYEERPVPPGTLNVKQLRHIMLLHQGKADDHDGPMDVHQIAEKFSLDAALVQKILQFMSLPPEDSTKQKK, from the exons ATGGGTCAAGCATTTCGTCGAGCGACTGGTAGGATTCGGTCCGTGGACCAATCAAAACCCATAAAACCCAGAAGGCCTTTGGGTCCCACCGATGAGGAGAAGATCTCCAGAGTTTCCCAGTATGATAATCTTGATCATG AAAGAGCTTCAAGAAGCAATCCTGAGAATGTACTGGAAGAAAGAGATCCAAAGTATGATGCAATGCTTAGTCAAATGGTGGGTAGGATTTCAGCTAAGCCTGGTGGCAAACTTGAGATGGGCGAG GCATTGGTGGCTGAAAAGCCTAATAGGCCCTTGCCAAAATTGCGGAATACAACGCCAGATTCTGGAAGGTATGAAGAAAGGCCTGTACCTCCCGGAACCTTGAACGTGAAACAGCTACGCCACATCATGCTTCTACATCAGGGCAAGGCTGATGATCACGATGGCCCGATGGATGTTCACCAGATTGCAGAGAAGTTCAGTCTGGATGCTGCGCTGGTCCAAAAGATCTTGCAATTCATGTCCCTCCCTCCAGAGGACAGCACTAAACAGAAAAAGTAA